In Dehalococcoidia bacterium, a single genomic region encodes these proteins:
- a CDS encoding amidohydrolase family protein codes for MLKAFDADGHVDEWEGTFSDEYLEPAFREQRPVVVDADLQGTYFTWNIPGRGLWRVGSSPSSKGGVNSQENIRLAEWRGTLESGEFRSAAARSELLDVENTEIQVNYPTLFLYHPTTLDIPLNQALTRAYNNWISDISNQEPERYKWVTVVDVHDPKEAAKEIFRTKEMGSVGIMVHGMYGTRTIDDDFFAPLWSAAQEAQLPIAVHPGRASLDVYNANPNYGAAQFHLSVLLGFRHIMASGVLDRYPGVNVGFLETGCSWVDFAVEQVDLIVHDTKFRAELGATRAEHDALIAKGLPKLTPEEYIKSGRVFIGFEVDEEMLPYVIQRWGEDCWLYASDIPHGHRIVNAPQQFELRKDISEVAKRKLLIDNTASFYGLPVPAAQ; via the coding sequence ATGTTAAAAGCCTTCGATGCCGACGGACATGTGGATGAATGGGAAGGTACATTTTCTGATGAATATTTGGAGCCCGCGTTTAGAGAACAACGACCGGTGGTTGTTGACGCCGATCTACAAGGAACTTATTTTACCTGGAATATTCCTGGGCGTGGTCTATGGAGAGTAGGATCTTCCCCTTCTAGCAAAGGTGGAGTTAATTCACAAGAGAATATTCGACTTGCAGAATGGAGAGGTACTTTAGAGAGCGGTGAATTCAGATCTGCGGCCGCTAGATCAGAATTACTTGATGTAGAGAACACCGAAATACAAGTTAATTACCCTACGTTGTTTCTTTATCACCCAACCACGCTAGACATACCGCTGAATCAGGCGCTAACCCGTGCATACAACAACTGGATTTCCGACATATCAAACCAAGAACCAGAACGTTATAAATGGGTAACGGTCGTCGATGTTCATGATCCTAAAGAAGCGGCAAAGGAAATATTCCGGACAAAAGAGATGGGGTCTGTGGGTATTATGGTTCACGGTATGTATGGAACAAGAACCATTGATGATGATTTTTTTGCACCTTTATGGAGTGCTGCGCAAGAGGCACAATTACCGATTGCCGTTCATCCTGGTAGGGCTTCCCTTGATGTATATAATGCCAATCCCAATTATGGTGCTGCACAGTTCCATTTGTCTGTTCTATTGGGCTTTCGTCATATTATGGCCTCGGGTGTATTAGATCGGTACCCGGGGGTCAATGTAGGATTTTTAGAAACTGGGTGTAGTTGGGTAGATTTCGCAGTTGAGCAAGTAGATCTCATAGTCCACGACACTAAATTCAGGGCTGAGTTGGGTGCTACTAGAGCAGAGCATGATGCATTAATTGCAAAAGGCTTACCAAAACTGACGCCAGAGGAATACATTAAATCTGGGCGAGTTTTCATCGGATTTGAAGTTGATGAAGAAATGCTGCCCTACGTTATACAACGCTGGGGGGAAGACTGTTGGCTATACGCTAGTGATATTCCGCACGGACATCGAATCGTAAATGCTCCTCAGCAATTCGAATTACGTAAGGATATTAGCGAGGTTGCCAAGCGAAAACTGCTAATCGATAACACTGCAAGTTTTTACGGATTGCCAGTTCCGGCAGCTCAATAA
- the ftsZ gene encoding cell division protein FtsZ has product MTFEDKNSIQISRNAWVRFAMNAAERWLAASGDVSSEMYRFANYIRELRYRTKYTLAQISEELGVPYEELAVLEQGLLKPSEVSNKTWLHLMRLLEGRETLSQSPLEVNAVDSEFENIDPDELWAEGNNTDSLASMDNAPHISQLPIGVARIKVIGVGGGGSNAVTRMYRQRIPGVEYVAINTDAQHLIHLDVPEKVRIGDRLARGLGVGGDPSIGREAAQESREDLYDLLNGCDMVFIAAGMGGGTGTGAAPVVAEIAKEVGALTIAVVTKPFGFEGRRRSDQADQGIDALQGNVDTLILIPNDRLTTVSDEQMTAENAFRIADDVLRQGVQSIAELVTIPGEINLDFADVKAVMSGAGPAWMAIGHGRGENRAQLAAKEAMASPLLDAPIEGATRVLLNITGGTDVTLLEVQQASDFVARLVDPDANIIFGMVTDPKMEDEIRVTVIATGLPEGGSNILNKQFEEMFGSSPALEEEEPEPPVELPSFLKRLGFRRRNDY; this is encoded by the coding sequence ATGACATTTGAAGACAAAAACAGTATTCAAATTAGCAGGAATGCTTGGGTGCGTTTTGCTATGAATGCTGCAGAAAGATGGTTGGCTGCGTCTGGCGATGTTTCTAGTGAGATGTATCGTTTTGCAAACTACATTCGTGAACTGAGGTATCGTACCAAATACACTCTGGCGCAAATCTCAGAAGAATTAGGCGTGCCATACGAAGAATTGGCAGTGCTAGAGCAAGGTTTGCTTAAGCCGTCTGAAGTGTCCAACAAAACTTGGTTACACCTGATGCGATTATTAGAGGGACGAGAGACCTTGAGTCAAAGTCCATTGGAGGTAAATGCAGTGGATTCTGAATTTGAAAATATCGACCCTGATGAATTATGGGCGGAAGGAAATAATACTGATTCACTAGCTTCGATGGACAACGCTCCTCATATTTCGCAGCTTCCTATAGGTGTTGCACGGATCAAAGTCATTGGAGTAGGTGGTGGTGGATCTAATGCTGTTACAAGGATGTACAGACAAAGAATTCCAGGGGTAGAGTACGTTGCTATAAACACTGACGCGCAGCACCTTATACATCTAGATGTTCCAGAGAAAGTGAGAATTGGAGATCGTCTTGCACGAGGTCTTGGGGTAGGGGGAGACCCTTCCATTGGGCGAGAGGCGGCGCAAGAGTCACGTGAAGATCTATATGATCTTTTAAATGGCTGCGACATGGTGTTTATTGCAGCCGGAATGGGTGGAGGTACTGGTACAGGTGCAGCTCCTGTGGTAGCTGAAATAGCAAAAGAAGTTGGTGCTCTTACCATCGCAGTAGTTACAAAGCCATTTGGCTTTGAAGGACGCCGCCGATCAGATCAGGCTGACCAAGGTATTGATGCATTGCAAGGTAATGTTGACACTTTGATATTGATTCCAAATGATCGACTGACTACAGTCTCTGACGAGCAAATGACTGCTGAAAATGCGTTTCGTATTGCTGATGACGTCCTGCGTCAAGGAGTCCAGTCGATAGCTGAATTGGTTACTATTCCAGGGGAAATAAACTTAGATTTTGCAGATGTGAAAGCTGTTATGTCTGGAGCAGGGCCAGCTTGGATGGCTATAGGTCACGGACGTGGTGAGAACAGAGCACAACTTGCTGCCAAAGAAGCTATGGCCAGCCCTCTGTTAGACGCACCTATAGAGGGTGCCACAAGGGTCTTATTGAATATTACGGGCGGTACTGATGTTACCTTGCTTGAAGTGCAGCAGGCTTCCGATTTCGTTGCTCGGTTAGTTGACCCAGATGCAAATATTATTTTCGGTATGGTCACAGACCCCAAAATGGAAGATGAAATCCGAGTTACGGTAATTGCAACTGGTTTACCGGAAGGAGGAAGCAACATTCTCAATAAGCAATTTGAAGAAATGTTCGGTTCTTCTCCGGCTCTGGAAGAAGAAGAGCCAGAACCTCCGGTCGAGCTTCCAAGCTTTTTAAAGCGCTTAGGATTCAGGCGTAGGAACGATTATTAG
- a CDS encoding acyl-CoA carboxylase subunit beta encodes MAIQKKSKNPIEDLRLRKEEIVSSGGTTRIEQQHAKGKLTARERISLLLDPGTFEELDSFVTHRSIDFGTGDKKFPGDSVVTGYGKVSGRTVYVYSQDFTVFGGSLSEVTAEKICKVMDLAMRNGAPIIGIADSGGARIQEGVISLAGYGEIFMRNTLASGVVPQISAILGPSAGGAVYSPAITDFTLMVRGISQMFITGPDVIKAVTGEEISHEELGGADTHGSLSGVSHFTLDSEEECMETIRQLLSYVPLNNLDDAPWGDQDDDPERIDESLRNVVPEESNRSYNMLEVIEKIVDHGEFFNIQADFAPNILIGFARLNGRSVGIVAQQPSYLAGVIDIHASVKAARFVRFCDAFSIPIITFADVPGYMPGKDQEHRGIIRQGAKLLYAYAEATVPKITIVTRKAYGGAYVVMGSKHLRTDINLAWPSAEIAVMGPDAAVNIIHRKKISDSENPSELRDEMIENYRSNFANPYQAAERGFIDDVIDPAETRPKLIRALDSLQNKRDTIPPKKHGNIPL; translated from the coding sequence ATGGCCATTCAAAAAAAATCGAAAAACCCTATTGAAGATCTAAGGCTTCGAAAAGAAGAAATAGTATCCTCTGGAGGTACTACCCGAATCGAACAGCAGCACGCTAAAGGTAAACTCACTGCCCGAGAAAGAATTTCGTTACTCCTAGACCCAGGAACATTTGAAGAATTAGATTCATTTGTTACACATAGATCTATTGATTTTGGTACAGGTGATAAGAAATTTCCCGGCGATTCAGTAGTTACCGGCTACGGCAAGGTCAGCGGTAGAACTGTCTACGTTTACTCACAGGATTTTACAGTTTTTGGCGGATCGCTTTCTGAAGTCACTGCCGAAAAAATTTGCAAAGTCATGGATCTAGCAATGCGTAATGGTGCTCCTATCATTGGAATTGCAGACTCCGGGGGTGCGCGAATTCAAGAAGGGGTGATTAGCCTGGCGGGCTATGGCGAAATTTTTATGCGCAATACTCTCGCCTCAGGAGTTGTCCCTCAGATATCAGCAATTTTAGGCCCTTCAGCTGGAGGAGCTGTCTATTCTCCTGCAATAACTGACTTCACACTTATGGTCCGTGGGATATCACAAATGTTCATCACGGGTCCTGATGTTATAAAAGCTGTAACAGGAGAGGAAATTTCGCATGAAGAACTAGGAGGTGCCGATACTCACGGCTCACTCTCAGGAGTATCACATTTCACTCTCGATTCAGAAGAAGAATGCATGGAAACTATTCGCCAGCTTCTTAGTTACGTCCCTTTAAATAATTTAGACGATGCTCCATGGGGGGACCAAGATGATGACCCAGAAAGAATTGACGAAAGTCTACGTAATGTAGTTCCAGAAGAGTCCAACCGCTCCTATAACATGCTTGAAGTGATTGAAAAAATTGTAGACCACGGTGAATTTTTTAATATCCAAGCTGATTTTGCTCCAAATATACTAATTGGCTTTGCTCGACTTAATGGTAGAAGTGTGGGCATAGTTGCTCAACAGCCGTCGTATCTTGCCGGTGTTATTGACATACATGCTTCAGTCAAAGCAGCCCGTTTTGTGCGCTTCTGCGATGCATTCAGTATTCCAATCATTACTTTTGCAGACGTACCTGGCTATATGCCCGGAAAAGACCAAGAACACCGAGGGATTATTCGACAAGGAGCAAAATTGCTTTATGCTTATGCAGAAGCAACTGTTCCTAAAATAACAATCGTAACCCGAAAGGCATACGGCGGGGCATATGTTGTCATGGGCAGTAAGCACCTGCGTACAGATATAAACCTCGCTTGGCCTTCAGCAGAGATTGCGGTTATGGGACCTGATGCTGCAGTCAATATAATCCATAGAAAAAAAATCTCTGACTCGGAAAACCCTTCAGAACTCAGAGATGAGATGATTGAAAATTACCGCAGTAATTTTGCCAACCCTTATCAAGCGGCTGAACGTGGGTTTATTGACGATGTAATTGACCCTGCAGAAACTCGCCCAAAGCTCATCAGGGCTTTGGATTCTCTGCAAAATAAGAGAGACACCATTCCTCCCAAAAAGCATGGAAATATTCCCCTCTGA